One window of the Microvirga mediterraneensis genome contains the following:
- a CDS encoding class I SAM-dependent methyltransferase, translating to MSDGATTVLMRKAYARWAPIYDLVYDKLTEPAARAAVNAAVACGPKVLEAGVGTGLSLGYYPRHAEVYGVDLSEDMLRRAQDKVEKRGLSHVKSLQVMDVTRLGFPDESFDAVTAQFIITLVPEPETALDEFMRVLKPGGEIVLANHWGQPSGPIAALEELASPVAKAIGWSSAFKAARVEDWARRTGRMEVVELRTLFPVGFFKLMRIRKKA from the coding sequence ATGTCGGATGGAGCGACCACCGTCCTGATGCGCAAGGCTTATGCGCGTTGGGCCCCGATCTATGACCTCGTCTACGACAAGCTGACCGAACCGGCCGCCCGCGCGGCCGTGAACGCCGCGGTCGCCTGCGGGCCCAAGGTGCTGGAGGCGGGCGTCGGCACGGGCCTGTCCCTCGGTTACTATCCCAGGCACGCGGAGGTCTATGGCGTCGATCTCTCCGAGGACATGCTGCGCCGGGCGCAGGACAAGGTGGAGAAGCGGGGGCTCAGCCACGTGAAGAGCCTGCAGGTGATGGACGTCACCCGCCTGGGCTTTCCCGACGAAAGCTTCGACGCCGTCACGGCCCAGTTCATCATCACCCTCGTGCCGGAGCCCGAAACGGCCCTCGACGAGTTCATGCGCGTCCTGAAGCCGGGCGGCGAGATCGTGCTCGCCAATCACTGGGGCCAGCCCTCGGGACCGATCGCCGCCCTGGAGGAGCTGGCGTCGCCCGTCGCCAAGGCCATCGGCTGGAGCTCGGCCTTCAAGGCGGCCCGGGTCGAGGACTGGGCCCGCAGGACCGGCCGCATGGAGGTCGTGGAGCTGCGAACCCTGTTCCCGGTCGGCTTCTTCAAGCTGATGAGGATCAGGAAGAAGGCGTAA
- the mnmA gene encoding tRNA 2-thiouridine(34) synthase MnmA: MLNSLDLPTDPSKTRVVVAMSGGVDSSVVAALLKREGYDVLGITLQLYDHGAAAHRKGACCAGQDIYDARRVAEAIGIPHYVLDYEARFREAVIDRFTQSYLAGETPIPCVECNRSIKFRDLLETARELGADVLATGHYVASRALPDGRRALHRAADPDRDQSYFLYATTPEQLDLLRFPLGELPKEKTRELAREFGLTVAEKADSQDICFVTQGRYSDVIERLKPGAVQGGEIVHVDGRVLGRHEGIIHYTVGQRKGLGLSVGEPLYVVRLDAKEARVVVGPREALATRLIRVTDMNWLGDVPLEALGDRGMEVAVRVRSTREPRPATLRSTGTHTTVELLSAEDGVSPGQACVIYESDAPRARVLGGGTIARTLAEAAPAAA; encoded by the coding sequence ATGCTCAACTCACTCGATCTTCCCACCGATCCCTCGAAGACCCGCGTCGTCGTCGCGATGTCGGGCGGCGTGGACTCCTCCGTCGTCGCGGCCCTGCTCAAGCGCGAGGGCTACGATGTCCTGGGCATCACGCTCCAGCTCTACGACCACGGGGCCGCCGCCCACCGAAAGGGCGCCTGCTGCGCCGGCCAGGACATCTACGATGCCCGCCGGGTGGCGGAGGCGATCGGCATTCCCCATTACGTGCTCGATTACGAGGCCCGCTTCCGCGAGGCCGTGATCGACCGTTTCACCCAGAGCTACCTGGCGGGCGAGACGCCGATCCCCTGCGTCGAGTGCAACCGCTCCATCAAGTTCCGCGACCTGCTGGAAACCGCCCGGGAGCTCGGCGCCGACGTGCTTGCCACGGGCCATTACGTGGCAAGCCGCGCCCTGCCGGACGGGCGCCGGGCGCTCCACCGGGCCGCCGACCCGGACCGGGACCAGAGCTATTTCCTCTATGCCACCACCCCGGAGCAGCTCGACCTGCTGCGCTTTCCCCTGGGCGAGCTGCCCAAGGAGAAGACCCGCGAGCTGGCGCGCGAATTCGGCCTCACCGTGGCCGAGAAGGCCGACAGCCAGGACATCTGCTTCGTCACGCAGGGGCGCTACAGCGACGTGATCGAGCGGCTGAAGCCCGGCGCCGTGCAGGGCGGGGAGATCGTCCATGTGGATGGCCGCGTGCTCGGCCGCCACGAGGGCATCATCCATTACACCGTTGGGCAGCGGAAGGGCCTCGGCCTGTCCGTGGGCGAGCCGCTCTATGTGGTCCGCCTGGACGCCAAGGAGGCCCGCGTGGTCGTGGGGCCCCGTGAGGCCCTGGCCACCCGCCTGATCCGCGTGACCGACATGAACTGGCTCGGCGACGTTCCGCTGGAAGCCCTGGGCGACCGGGGCATGGAGGTGGCCGTGCGCGTCCGCTCCACCCGCGAGCCGCGTCCGGCCACTTTACGATCCACAGGAACCCACACTACGGTCGAGCTGTTATCGGCGGAAGATGGGGTGTCTCCCGGTCAAGCTTGTGTCATCTATGAGAGCGATGCTCCCCGGGCGCGTGTGCTTGGCGGGGGCACCATTGCTCGGACTCTCGCCGAAGCCGCGCCCGCCGCGGCCTGA
- a CDS encoding DUF1153 domain-containing protein, with product MTEPHRPRVKYVIGPDGSPLTIADLPPSSTRRWVIRRKAEVVAAVRGGLLSLEEACQRYTLTTEEFLSWQMSIDQHGLAGLRTTRIQQYRQ from the coding sequence ATGACCGAACCCCACCGCCCAAGGGTCAAGTATGTCATTGGGCCCGACGGCAGTCCCCTGACGATTGCCGACCTTCCCCCGTCCAGCACCCGCCGCTGGGTCATCCGTCGCAAGGCCGAGGTCGTCGCCGCCGTCCGCGGCGGGTTGCTCAGCCTCGAGGAGGCCTGCCAGCGCTACACGCTGACCACCGAGGAATTCCTGAGCTGGCAGATGTCCATCGACCAGCATGGCCTGGCCGGCCTGCGCACCACGCGCATCCAGCAATACCGCCAGTAA
- a CDS encoding class I SAM-dependent methyltransferase: MSPFWRRLRFGLSTLLGVKRLGFFIPYRYAESVEAQDYPALRPLFETARPRFTGVIEAIECHAEDLRAILRGRGPARFDQSWFPRLDAAAAYAIVRREKPRRIVEIGSGHSTRFMAQAVQDGGLATRITCIDPAPRATLRTLDVEHRQVLLRDADPGVFEALEAGDILFIDSSHIAMPGTDVDRLFLDVLPRLAGGTLVHIHDITLPHAYPAIWDWRGYNEQLLVGALLQGGGYDLVFASHHVAKTGGGALARGVLSEIPVVPGGHETSLWLRKR, translated from the coding sequence ATGAGTCCTTTCTGGCGGCGGCTGCGCTTCGGTCTCTCGACGCTGCTCGGCGTCAAGCGGCTCGGCTTCTTCATCCCCTACCGCTATGCGGAGAGCGTCGAGGCGCAGGACTACCCGGCCCTGCGCCCGCTCTTCGAGACGGCCCGGCCTCGCTTTACCGGGGTGATCGAAGCCATCGAGTGCCATGCGGAGGATCTGCGCGCCATCCTGCGGGGCAGGGGGCCTGCGCGCTTCGACCAGAGCTGGTTCCCCCGCCTCGATGCGGCCGCCGCCTATGCCATCGTCCGCCGGGAGAAGCCGCGCCGGATCGTGGAGATCGGCTCCGGCCATTCGACCCGCTTCATGGCCCAGGCGGTCCAGGACGGCGGACTTGCCACCCGCATCACCTGCATCGATCCCGCCCCCCGGGCGACGCTGCGGACGCTCGACGTGGAGCACCGGCAGGTGCTGCTACGGGATGCCGACCCTGGCGTGTTCGAGGCTCTGGAGGCCGGGGACATCCTGTTCATCGATTCCAGCCACATCGCCATGCCCGGCACCGATGTGGATCGTCTCTTCCTCGATGTGCTGCCCCGCCTGGCGGGCGGGACCCTGGTCCACATCCACGACATCACGCTCCCCCATGCCTATCCGGCGATCTGGGACTGGCGCGGGTATAACGAGCAGCTTCTCGTCGGGGCTCTGCTCCAGGGAGGCGGTTACGACCTCGTCTTCGCGAGCCATCATGTGGCGAAAACCGGCGGCGGCGCGTTGGCCCGTGGCGTCCTGTCGGAAATTCCGGTCGTGCCCGGCGGGCACGAGACGAGCCTGTGGCTGCGGAAACGGTAG
- a CDS encoding lysylphosphatidylglycerol synthase domain-containing protein: MKNVREFIWPMIGLLAVVVSGWLLYRELRGMSLDDVWDSLTAVPSHRYALAALSTLVAYAALAWYDRIALLHLGVHHISWLFVSVTSFTTYALSHNIGASVFSGAVVRYRAYTSKGLGAPQIAVLVALCSFTFGLGTILLGGVVLVSDPTLLHRLEDLLPPMLTNPATARIVGFLLLGFVALYVVGSILHLPPLVIRKAKLEYPRPAVMVRQLIAAPLELLGAAGIIYFVLPAHLEPSFIIVLAVFLASFSAALVSHAPGGLGVFELVFLTAMPDIPKADVLAALIIFRLFYLLIPFALSLVVVLMFERARLAQAWRARAGTPDGAVPPPPLSSSEK; encoded by the coding sequence ATGAAGAATGTGCGTGAGTTCATTTGGCCCATGATCGGGCTGCTTGCAGTCGTCGTGTCGGGCTGGCTTCTTTATCGTGAGCTGCGGGGGATGTCTCTCGACGATGTCTGGGACAGCCTGACTGCCGTCCCGTCACACCGCTATGCTCTCGCGGCGCTCTCCACCCTCGTGGCCTATGCGGCTCTCGCCTGGTACGACCGGATCGCCCTGCTGCATTTAGGAGTGCACCATATCTCGTGGCTGTTCGTGTCGGTCACATCGTTCACGACCTATGCCCTGTCCCACAATATCGGCGCCTCGGTCTTTTCCGGCGCCGTCGTGCGCTATCGGGCCTACACGTCGAAAGGCCTGGGCGCGCCGCAGATCGCCGTGCTGGTGGCCCTGTGCTCCTTCACCTTCGGCCTCGGCACCATTCTGCTCGGCGGCGTCGTGCTGGTGTCAGACCCGACGCTCCTGCACCGGCTTGAGGATCTTCTGCCGCCGATGCTCACCAATCCGGCGACCGCCCGCATCGTGGGGTTCCTGCTTCTCGGTTTCGTCGCGCTCTATGTGGTGGGGTCCATCCTGCACCTGCCGCCGCTTGTCATCCGCAAGGCCAAGCTGGAATATCCCCGCCCCGCCGTGATGGTGCGCCAGCTGATCGCCGCGCCGCTCGAACTCCTGGGCGCCGCAGGCATCATCTATTTTGTGCTGCCGGCCCATCTGGAGCCGAGCTTCATCATCGTGCTGGCGGTCTTCCTGGCTTCCTTCTCGGCCGCCCTGGTCAGCCATGCGCCCGGAGGGCTCGGGGTGTTCGAGCTGGTCTTCCTGACGGCCATGCCGGATATCCCCAAGGCCGACGTGCTGGCGGCCCTCATCATCTTCCGCCTCTTCTACCTCCTGATCCCCTTCGCCCTCTCCCTCGTGGTCGTGCTGATGTTCGAGCGCGCCCGCCTGGCCCAGGCCTGGCGTGCGCGGGCGGGGACCCCCGACGGCGCCGTGCCGCCGCCGCCCCTGTCCTCTTCGGAAAAATGA
- a CDS encoding GNAT family N-acetyltransferase, whose product MTAEPAATLNLDGYTDLPQGKIATIVTFLEMRRRPVLTPFRKPDNWSLQRIDRDHRRYRALFRTIGEPWLWFSRAMMPDDELAAILDHPKVEAYALHDGTADVGLLELDFRTEGEAELAFLGLVPGFIGQGAGRFLMGEAIARAFADPVERFFVHTCTLDSPGALPFYLRSGFTPYRRAIEVADDPRLLGLLPMEAAPHMPVLSSMK is encoded by the coding sequence ATGACGGCGGAACCTGCGGCAACTCTCAATCTCGATGGATATACCGATCTGCCGCAAGGTAAGATCGCGACGATCGTCACCTTTCTGGAGATGCGCCGACGCCCAGTCCTCACGCCTTTTCGGAAGCCGGACAACTGGAGCCTGCAGCGCATCGACAGGGACCATCGACGCTATCGGGCGCTGTTCAGGACGATCGGGGAGCCATGGCTCTGGTTCAGCCGGGCGATGATGCCGGATGACGAATTGGCGGCCATCCTCGACCACCCCAAGGTCGAGGCCTATGCCCTGCACGACGGCACGGCCGATGTCGGCCTGCTCGAACTCGATTTCCGCACTGAAGGAGAGGCCGAGCTGGCCTTCCTCGGGCTCGTTCCAGGATTCATCGGCCAGGGTGCCGGGCGGTTCCTGATGGGCGAGGCCATCGCCCGCGCCTTCGCCGACCCGGTCGAGCGCTTCTTCGTCCATACCTGTACGCTCGACTCGCCGGGCGCCCTGCCCTTCTATTTACGCTCGGGCTTCACGCCGTACCGCCGAGCCATCGAGGTGGCCGACGATCCGCGCCTCCTCGGCTTGCTCCCCATGGAGGCAGCGCCTCACATGCCGGTCCTGAGCTCCATGAAATAA